The [Eubacterium] eligens ATCC 27750 genome segment TACCAGTCCACCATCAATATCAGGCTGGGCAAAAAGCTCTGCTGCATTAGAAGCATTAACACTTCCTCCATAAAGAATCCTTATCTGATCCGCTGTTTCTTTATCATATAACTCTTCGAATACAGTTCTTATAAATCCACATACTTCCTGTGCCTGCGCTGTAGTTGCAACCTTTCCTGTTCCAATAGCCCAGATTGGCTCATAAGCAACTATTGTATGAAGCACCTGCTCTTTAGTAACACCAACATATGCTTCTACTATCTGTTCTTTAATGAAATCAAGTGTAATCCCTTTTTCTCTCTGTTCAAGTGTCTCTCCACAACAAAGAATTGGGATAATTCCATGTTCAAGTACCTTATGCATCTTGAGATTAAGCACTGTATTACTTTCATTAAAGTACATTCTTCTTTCTGAATGTCCTATGATAACATGGCTTACCCCGGCATCAACAAGCATCTCAGGCGATAACTCACCGGTAAATGCTCCTTTCTCCTGATAATATACATTCTCTGCACCAATATGTATATTAGATCCTTTCACTGCCTCCACTACAGGTACAATGTCAATAGATGGTACACAGAACACAACATCAACATCCGGATTATTAACATTCGGTCTCAATTCAGTAACGAGCTTAACTGCCTGGCTTGGTGTCATATTCATCTTCCAATTGCCTGCTATTACTTTTCTTCTCATTCTACGCCTCCCCACAGGAAATTATCCATAATAACATATATATGGACAATCCTATTAAATTATTCCGATATAACTATCCTAGTAAAATAGATAATAGCATACTTTGGTACATATTTCAAGTATAGTTTGTGAAATAAATAACAAAAAATCCAGACCCTACTTAACAAAAATAAGGTCCGGATTAAAATATAATTATATAACTATGTCAGTAAAATTAATTACTTATCGTTAGCTGCAACTACGCCTGGAAGTTCTTTACCTTCAAGGAATTCAAGAGATGCTCCACCACCTGTAGAGATGTGTGTCATCTTATCTCCAAATCCTAAGTTGTTAACAGCAGCTGCTGAATCACCACCACCAATGATTGTTGTAGCATCTTTAAGCTGTGCAAGTTCTTCTGCAACAGCAATTGTTCCTGCTGCGAAATTAGGGAATTCAAATACTCCCATTGGTCCATTCCATACTACAGTCTTGGCATCCTTTAAAGCTTCCTTGTAAAGCTCACATGTCTTAGGTCCAATATCCATACCCATGTCATCATCTGCCTGATGTCCTGCTTCTACGACATGTGAAGGAGAATCATTGCTGAATTCCTTAGCTACAACTGTATCGATAGGAATAAGCATTTTAACGCCCTTTTCTTCAGCCTTCTTCATCATTTCCTTAGCAAAATCAAGATAATCATCCTCTACTAATGACTTACCTACATTACCACCATGTGCCTTCTGGAATGTATAAGACATACCACCACCGATAATAAGTGTGTCAACCTTATCAAGAAGATTATTGATAACTGAAATCTTAGAAGAAACCTTTGAACCACCAAGAATTGCAACGAAAGGTCTTACAGGATTATTAACTGCATTTCCAAGGAAATCAATTTCCTTCTGCATAAGATATCCAACAACAGCTGTATCAACAAACTGTGTAACACCTACATTAGAACAATGCGCTCTGTGAGCTGTACCAAATGCATCATTAACAAATACATCTGCAATAGAAGCTAAATCCTTAGAAAATGCTTCACCGTTCTTAGTCTCTTCTGGTCTGAATCTTGTATTTTCAAGAAGAATAACATCTCCATCATTCATTGCAGCAACAGCTGCTCTTGCATTATCGCCTACAACAGTATCATCTGCTGCAAACTTAACTTCCTGACCAAGAAGTTCTGAAAGTCTCTTTGCAACTGGTGCAAGAGAAAATGCAGCATCTGGTCCCTTTGGCTTTCCAAGATGTGAACAAAGAATAACCTTTCCTCCATCAGCAATAAGCTTCTTGATTGTTGGAAGAGCAGCTACAAGTCTTGTTTCATCTGTAATTCTGCTTCCATCTAAAGGTACATTAAAATCACATCTGCATAATACTCTTTTGCCCTTTACATTGATATCATCAATAGACTTTTTATTAAGCATATTAATATCCTCCATATAATACATAAAATAGCTACATATACAGCTTTATAAAAAACCGGAGAATAGTCATACCATTCTCCGGCAAAAACAATCTAAATGATTAGTTTAATTCAGCGAAGTACTTAATTGTTCTAACCATCTGGCTTGTGTATGAGTTCTCATTATCATACCAAGAAACAACCTGAACCTGGCAACCACCGTTTGGAAGTTCATTAACCATTGTCTGAGTAGCATCAAATAATGAACCAAATCTCATACCAACGATATCGCTAGATACAATCTGCTCTGTATTGTAACCGAATGACTCTGTTGCAGCAGCCTTCATAGCAGCATTAACTTCATCAACTGTAACCTTCTTAGCAACTACAGCATTAAGAATTGTTGTAGAACCTGTAGGTGTTGGAACTCTCTGAGCAGCTCCAATAAGCTTTCCGTTAAGTTCTGGGATAACAAGACCAATAGCCTTAGCAGCACCTGTTGAGTTAGGAACGATGTTGCAAGCACCTGCTCTAGATCTTCTTAAATCACCCTTTCTCTGTGGTCCGTCAAGGATCATCTGGTCACCTGTGTAAGCATGAATTGTACACATAATACCTGACTCGATTGTTGCACAATCGTTAAGTGCCTTAGCCATAGGAGCTAAACAGTTTGTTGTACAAGAAGCAGCTGAGATAATCTGATCATCTGCTGTAAGTGTCTCATGGTTTACATTGTAAACGATAGTCTTAAGGTCATTTCCAGCTGGAGCTGAGATAACTACCTTCTTAGCACCTGCATTAATATGAGCCTGTGCCTTAGCCTTAGATGTATAGAATCCTGAACACTCAAGAACTACATCAACACCAATCTCTCCCCATGGGCAGTTATTAGCATCTGGCTCTTTGTAAATCTTGATAGTCTTACCTTTAACTGTGATTGTACCAGCCTCATCATCAGCTGTTACCTGATCTTCCTCACCGAAGTTAACATATCTTCCCTGTGATGAGTCATACTTTAAAAGATGAGCAAGCATCTTAGGGCTTGTTAAATCGTTAATAGCAACTACCTCATATCCTTCTGCACCAAACATCTGTCTGAA includes the following:
- a CDS encoding phosphoglycerate kinase: MLNKKSIDDINVKGKRVLCRCDFNVPLDGSRITDETRLVAALPTIKKLIADGGKVILCSHLGKPKGPDAAFSLAPVAKRLSELLGQEVKFAADDTVVGDNARAAVAAMNDGDVILLENTRFRPEETKNGEAFSKDLASIADVFVNDAFGTAHRAHCSNVGVTQFVDTAVVGYLMQKEIDFLGNAVNNPVRPFVAILGGSKVSSKISVINNLLDKVDTLIIGGGMSYTFQKAHGGNVGKSLVEDDYLDFAKEMMKKAEEKGVKMLIPIDTVVAKEFSNDSPSHVVEAGHQADDDMGMDIGPKTCELYKEALKDAKTVVWNGPMGVFEFPNFAAGTIAVAEELAQLKDATTIIGGGDSAAAVNNLGFGDKMTHISTGGGASLEFLEGKELPGVVAANDK
- the gap gene encoding type I glyceraldehyde-3-phosphate dehydrogenase, translated to MSVKVAINGFGRIGRLAFRQMFGAEGYEVVAINDLTSPKMLAHLLKYDSSQGRYVNFGEEDQVTADDEAGTITVKGKTIKIYKEPDANNCPWGEIGVDVVLECSGFYTSKAKAQAHINAGAKKVVISAPAGNDLKTIVYNVNHETLTADDQIISAASCTTNCLAPMAKALNDCATIESGIMCTIHAYTGDQMILDGPQRKGDLRRSRAGACNIVPNSTGAAKAIGLVIPELNGKLIGAAQRVPTPTGSTTILNAVVAKKVTVDEVNAAMKAAATESFGYNTEQIVSSDIVGMRFGSLFDATQTMVNELPNGGCQVQVVSWYDNENSYTSQMVRTIKYFAELN
- the tpiA gene encoding triose-phosphate isomerase, with product MRRKVIAGNWKMNMTPSQAVKLVTELRPNVNNPDVDVVFCVPSIDIVPVVEAVKGSNIHIGAENVYYQEKGAFTGELSPEMLVDAGVSHVIIGHSERRMYFNESNTVLNLKMHKVLEHGIIPILCCGETLEQREKGITLDFIKEQIVEAYVGVTKEQVLHTIVAYEPIWAIGTGKVATTAQAQEVCGFIRTVFEELYDKETADQIRILYGGSVNASNAAELFAQPDIDGGLVGGASLKPDFADIVNYNK